One genomic window of Stenotrophomonas lactitubi includes the following:
- a CDS encoding GNAT family N-acetyltransferase — protein sequence MHPIESERLRLRAIEPDRDAVPMLALLNDPGFVRFIGDRNVRDEEQAREYIALRVLHSYALNGFGMYAIERLSDGAWLGNAGLVRREGLPGPDVGYAVLSEFAGQGYAGEAARAVFNHARTVLGLQDLYGITDLDHVVSGKILLGLGMHERGVIQLPGIDSPSRLYATLGAAEV from the coding sequence GTGCATCCCATTGAAAGCGAACGCCTGCGGCTGCGGGCCATTGAACCGGACCGCGATGCGGTGCCGATGCTGGCGCTGCTCAACGATCCGGGTTTCGTGCGTTTCATCGGTGATCGCAACGTGCGCGATGAGGAACAGGCGCGCGAGTACATCGCCCTGCGGGTGCTGCACAGCTATGCGTTGAATGGCTTCGGCATGTATGCGATCGAGCGGCTGTCCGATGGCGCGTGGCTGGGCAACGCCGGGCTGGTGCGCCGTGAGGGGTTGCCGGGACCGGACGTCGGTTATGCGGTGCTGTCGGAATTCGCCGGGCAGGGCTATGCCGGCGAGGCGGCGCGGGCGGTGTTCAATCACGCACGCACGGTGCTGGGCCTGCAGGATCTCTACGGCATCACCGATCTGGACCACGTGGTGTCCGGAAAGATCCTGCTGGGTCTGGGCATGCACGAGCGCGGGGTCATTCAGCTGCCGGGTATCGACAGCCCCAGCCGCCTATACGCCACGCTCGGCGCGGCCGAGGTTTGA
- a CDS encoding YceH family protein, translating to MTDPAQTPDVPLLDAVQARLLGCLVEKEATTPDTYPLTVNAAQSAANQKTAREPVMNVSAGSVEHALRQLETLGLARQHFSSRADRYEHRLQSALDLTRQQTVLLALLLLRGPQTLGELVTRAERLHRFADADEARHAIERLQQRALLVVLPRASGQREDRYMHLLCGEVDGAALAAKYASSGGGAESADPGLAERVAQLEAAVAELQAQLAELRGG from the coding sequence ATGACCGATCCTGCCCAGACCCCCGACGTTCCGCTGCTGGATGCCGTACAGGCCCGCCTGCTGGGCTGCCTGGTGGAGAAGGAAGCCACCACCCCGGACACCTACCCACTGACGGTCAACGCCGCGCAATCGGCCGCCAACCAGAAGACCGCCCGCGAGCCGGTGATGAACGTGAGCGCCGGCAGCGTGGAGCATGCGCTGCGCCAGCTGGAGACCCTGGGCCTGGCCCGCCAGCATTTCTCCTCGCGCGCCGACCGCTACGAGCACCGCCTGCAGAGCGCGCTGGACCTGACCCGGCAGCAGACCGTGCTGCTGGCCCTGCTGCTGCTGCGCGGGCCGCAGACGCTTGGCGAACTGGTCACCCGTGCCGAGCGCCTGCACCGCTTCGCGGATGCCGACGAAGCCCGCCACGCCATCGAGCGCCTGCAGCAGCGTGCCCTGCTGGTAGTGCTGCCGCGCGCCAGCGGCCAGCGCGAAGACCGCTACATGCACCTGCTGTGCGGTGAAGTGGACGGCGCGGCGTTGGCAGCGAAGTACGCCAGCAGTGGCGGCGGTGCCGAGTCGGCCGACCCCGGCCTGGCGGAGCGCGTGGCCCAGCTGGAAGCGGCCGTGGCCGAGTTGCAGGCACAGCTGGCGGAGCTGCGCGGCGGCTGA